Proteins encoded within one genomic window of Sphingomonas cannabina:
- a CDS encoding peptide MFS transporter: protein MADAPDTLWGHPKGLYVLFFTEMWERFSFYGMRALLIFYLTKHFLFSGEQSGLFYGAYIALVFLSPMIGGYLADRWLGQRKAVMFGGIVIAAGHIVLGAEDLLNGSPSALPAFWLGLALIVVGTGFLKANISALVGQLYAQHDPRRDSAYTLFYMGINIGGAVGPIVCGLLGEILGWSYGFGAAAIGMILGLVVFARGKRYLLGRGEPPDPVHLARPILGVSREWLIYASALPLTLLSWALLVSPRATGVLLAAGGGLIGLALVYIAVARLEGEERRKLLYALLLLVIQPVFWGLYEQSGSSLSLFIDNHVDRVILGFAVPASVFQSLPPLGVCLLAVPFAALWLRLARLDRTPAPLSNFGFAIIMVGAGFVVMAAAQLLVPGDQKVPLLFILLLFLCHATGEMCLSPVGLSAMSSFAPRHMLSFLMGAWFLATAAGNFSAGVIASVIEAMGGRHGGADRAVVLDAYLRIGLVAVAIGGTVLVASILVGRVLKGTADRSPLAAG from the coding sequence GTGGCGGACGCGCCGGACACATTGTGGGGCCATCCCAAGGGCCTCTACGTCCTGTTCTTCACGGAGATGTGGGAGCGCTTTTCCTTCTACGGGATGCGGGCGCTGCTCATCTTCTACCTGACCAAGCATTTCCTGTTTTCCGGCGAGCAGTCGGGCCTGTTCTACGGCGCCTATATCGCGCTCGTCTTTCTCTCTCCCATGATCGGCGGCTATCTCGCCGACCGCTGGCTGGGGCAGCGCAAGGCGGTGATGTTCGGCGGCATCGTGATCGCCGCCGGCCATATCGTGCTGGGGGCCGAGGACCTCCTGAATGGCTCGCCGTCGGCGCTGCCCGCCTTCTGGCTGGGTCTCGCCCTCATCGTCGTCGGCACCGGGTTCCTGAAGGCCAACATCTCGGCGCTGGTGGGGCAGCTCTATGCCCAGCACGACCCGCGTCGGGATTCGGCCTACACCTTGTTCTACATGGGCATCAACATCGGCGGCGCCGTCGGCCCCATCGTCTGCGGCCTGCTCGGCGAGATACTCGGCTGGAGCTACGGCTTCGGCGCTGCCGCGATCGGCATGATCCTCGGCCTGGTCGTCTTCGCCCGCGGCAAGCGTTACCTGCTCGGCCGCGGCGAGCCGCCCGATCCGGTGCATCTCGCCCGGCCGATCCTCGGCGTCAGCCGGGAGTGGCTGATCTATGCGAGCGCGCTGCCGCTGACGCTGCTGAGCTGGGCGCTGCTGGTGTCGCCACGGGCGACGGGCGTGCTGCTGGCGGCCGGCGGCGGCCTGATCGGGCTCGCCCTCGTCTATATCGCGGTCGCGCGGCTGGAGGGCGAGGAGCGGCGCAAGCTGCTCTATGCATTGCTGCTGCTCGTCATCCAGCCGGTCTTCTGGGGCCTCTACGAACAGAGCGGATCGTCGCTCAGCCTCTTCATCGACAATCATGTGGACCGGGTCATCCTCGGCTTCGCGGTGCCGGCGTCGGTGTTCCAATCGCTGCCGCCGCTGGGCGTCTGCCTGCTCGCCGTCCCCTTCGCCGCGCTGTGGCTGCGCCTGGCCAGGCTCGACAGGACGCCGGCGCCGCTCAGCAATTTCGGCTTCGCGATCATCATGGTCGGTGCCGGCTTCGTGGTGATGGCGGCCGCGCAGCTGCTCGTCCCCGGCGATCAGAAGGTGCCGCTGCTGTTCATCCTGCTGCTCTTCCTCTGCCACGCCACCGGCGAGATGTGCCTGTCGCCGGTCGGGCTGTCCGCCATGTCGAGCTTCGCGCCGCGGCACATGCTGAGCTTCCTGATGGGCGCCTGGTTCCTGGCGACGGCGGCGGGCAATTTCAGCGCCGGGGTGATCGCGTCGGTGATCGAGGCGATGGGCGGACGGCACGGCGGCGCCGACCGGGCGGTCGTGCTCGACGCCTATCTCAGGATCGGGCTGGTCGCCGTGGCGATCGGCGGCACCGTGCTTGTCGCCAGCATTCTCGTCGGGCGGGTCCTCAAGGGAACGGCCGATCGATCGCCGCTTGCGGCTGGGTGA
- a CDS encoding DUF5695 domain-containing protein: protein MKPFLHALPLVALLAAVPATTPLFAQAEKAPAKKVFPPIAKTAFRTQSFDLALRTDTQTLAQLSPRGEAAFDFVPASREAERAGDGYVHIGDIHIRLKSGGGAWQDYSSAHARKAIARLAARGEVLAAADITASMGAGIPLRVERRWVNDKGALAVRFTLTNASNAPVEIGGLGLPMVFDNIILDRDLDQAHAQASFVDPYIGRDAGYLQITRLNGHGPALLVLPEKGTPLEAYRPILEAKAAPPGDIFTDRSPRGQVSEGFYDWTIASKGFAEKEWAKAGQQWNEPTSFTLAPGERRTIGLRFVRSPSIRAIEDTLVANKRPVAIGIPGYVVPTDQQASLFLKAPSAVATIESFPAGALTATPAESGSDWARYTVRASGWGQARLTVTYADGEKQTVSYYITKPLEQVMADIGRFTTTRQWFEGKGDPFHRSPAILTYDREADKILTQDSRAWVAGMSDEGGAGSWVAAAIKQLDNPEPQEVAKLERLVNETVLGHLQVAEGPHAGAVRKSLFYYDPKEFPDYYDPNINWKSWTAWPRKEAEDLGRSYNYPHVAIGHWVLYRLARDNQGLVKRHDWRFYLDWAYRTSVAMMRDAPYYAQFGQMEGDVFLDILKDLKREGMTVEAAEMERLMKGRADHWRTLKYPFGSEMAWDSTGQPEVYAWMRYFGYQPQADVTREVILGYDPTIPSWGYNGNARRYWDFLYGGKVSRIERQIHHYGSALNAVPLFDAYRQNPADLHLLRVAYGGMMGGITNIDQQGFGSAAFHAWPDMMRWDAITGDYGMGFYGHAIASATYVVKDPAFGWLGFGGDLTSEGAIVRIVPKDGARRRLFIAPAGLWITLQAGRIADATYDSASGKVTLTLDPATAIAPAARLLFETTTASGRPYALDGGTADRGGYAIPLGAAATTVTLAPR from the coding sequence ATGAAGCCCTTCTTGCACGCCCTCCCGCTCGTCGCGCTACTCGCCGCTGTGCCGGCGACGACGCCGTTGTTCGCCCAGGCCGAGAAGGCGCCGGCAAAGAAGGTCTTCCCGCCGATCGCGAAGACCGCGTTCCGCACGCAGTCCTTCGACCTGGCGCTGCGCACCGACACCCAGACGCTGGCGCAGCTTTCGCCGCGCGGGGAGGCCGCATTCGATTTCGTGCCGGCCAGCCGCGAAGCCGAGCGCGCCGGCGACGGTTATGTTCACATCGGCGACATCCATATCCGCCTGAAGAGCGGGGGCGGCGCGTGGCAGGACTATTCCTCCGCCCATGCGCGCAAGGCCATCGCCAGGCTGGCCGCGCGCGGTGAGGTACTCGCCGCCGCCGACATCACCGCGTCGATGGGGGCCGGCATCCCGCTGCGCGTCGAGCGCCGTTGGGTGAACGACAAGGGTGCGCTGGCCGTACGCTTCACGCTCACCAACGCCAGCAACGCGCCGGTGGAGATCGGCGGGCTCGGCCTGCCGATGGTGTTCGACAACATCATCCTCGACCGCGACCTCGACCAGGCGCACGCGCAGGCGAGCTTCGTCGATCCCTATATCGGCCGCGACGCCGGCTATCTGCAGATCACCCGCCTCAACGGCCATGGCCCGGCGCTGCTGGTGCTGCCCGAGAAGGGCACGCCGCTCGAAGCCTATCGCCCGATCCTGGAGGCCAAAGCCGCGCCGCCGGGCGACATCTTCACCGACCGCAGCCCGCGCGGCCAGGTGTCGGAGGGCTTCTACGACTGGACGATCGCCAGCAAGGGCTTCGCCGAGAAGGAATGGGCCAAGGCCGGCCAGCAGTGGAACGAGCCGACCAGCTTCACCCTGGCGCCGGGCGAGCGCCGCACCATCGGCCTGCGCTTCGTGAGGTCACCCAGCATCCGCGCGATCGAGGACACGCTGGTCGCCAACAAGCGCCCGGTCGCGATCGGCATCCCCGGCTATGTCGTGCCGACCGACCAGCAGGCCAGCCTGTTCCTGAAGGCACCGAGCGCGGTCGCGACGATCGAGTCCTTCCCCGCCGGCGCCCTGACTGCGACACCTGCGGAGAGCGGATCGGATTGGGCCCGCTACACCGTCCGCGCCAGCGGCTGGGGCCAGGCGCGGCTGACCGTCACCTATGCCGACGGCGAGAAGCAGACCGTCAGCTACTATATCACCAAGCCGCTGGAACAGGTGATGGCCGACATCGGCCGCTTCACCACGACGAGACAATGGTTCGAGGGCAAGGGCGATCCCTTCCACCGCTCACCCGCGATCCTCACCTACGATCGTGAGGCCGACAAGATCCTGACGCAGGATTCGCGCGCCTGGGTCGCCGGCATGAGCGACGAGGGCGGCGCCGGCAGCTGGGTCGCCGCCGCGATCAAGCAGCTCGACAATCCCGAGCCCCAAGAGGTCGCCAAGCTCGAGCGGCTGGTCAACGAAACCGTGCTCGGCCACCTCCAGGTCGCCGAAGGGCCCCATGCCGGCGCGGTCAGGAAAAGCCTGTTCTACTACGATCCCAAGGAATTCCCGGACTATTACGATCCCAACATCAACTGGAAGAGCTGGACCGCCTGGCCGAGGAAGGAAGCCGAGGACCTCGGCCGTTCCTACAACTATCCCCATGTCGCGATCGGCCATTGGGTGCTCTATCGCCTGGCGCGCGACAATCAGGGCCTGGTGAAGCGGCACGACTGGCGCTTCTACCTCGACTGGGCGTACCGCACGTCGGTCGCGATGATGCGCGACGCGCCCTATTACGCCCAGTTCGGCCAGATGGAGGGCGACGTCTTCCTCGACATCCTCAAGGACCTGAAGCGCGAAGGGATGACCGTCGAGGCGGCGGAGATGGAGCGGCTGATGAAGGGCCGCGCCGACCATTGGCGCACGCTCAAATACCCGTTCGGCAGCGAGATGGCGTGGGATTCGACCGGCCAGCCCGAGGTCTACGCCTGGATGCGCTATTTCGGCTACCAGCCGCAGGCGGACGTCACGCGCGAGGTGATCCTCGGCTACGACCCCACGATCCCGAGCTGGGGCTACAACGGCAACGCGCGGCGCTACTGGGATTTCCTCTACGGCGGCAAGGTCTCGCGCATCGAGCGGCAGATCCACCATTACGGCTCCGCGCTCAACGCGGTGCCGCTGTTCGACGCCTATCGCCAGAACCCGGCCGACCTCCACCTGCTGCGCGTCGCTTATGGCGGCATGATGGGCGGCATCACCAACATCGACCAACAGGGTTTCGGCTCGGCCGCCTTCCACGCCTGGCCCGACATGATGCGCTGGGACGCGATCACCGGTGACTATGGCATGGGCTTCTATGGCCATGCCATCGCATCAGCGACCTATGTGGTGAAGGACCCGGCCTTCGGCTGGCTCGGCTTCGGCGGCGACCTGACGAGCGAGGGCGCGATCGTCCGCATCGTGCCGAAGGACGGCGCGCGCCGGCGGCTGTTCATCGCCCCCGCCGGGCTGTGGATCACGCTGCAGGCCGGGCGCATCGCCGATGCCACTTACGACAGCGCTTCGGGCAAGGTGACGCTGACCCTCGACCCCGCGACGGCGATCGCGCCGGCCGCGCGGCTGCTGTTCGAGACCACCACGGCGAGCGGGCGTCCCTATGCGCTCGACGGCGGCACCGCCGATCGCGGCGGCTATGCGATCCCGCTCGGCGCCGCGGCGACCACCGTTACCCTGGCGCCGCGCTGA
- a CDS encoding S9 family peptidase: MATLHSPAFAEGRPADRPVVAAMPPAPSIAERYAQADSFMGNRLAELIDNADVAPRFVGDGIGLLIRTGNPRSQSYDYIDLATAARRQVATTAQLLAALAKAGRPASADDAKIGDVDFDPAAGVVRFRALGDRWRLGADGRAEKAEDEKRDERALPSPDGRVRIVARDFNLIAVDAKTGREVPLTTDGTREQPYGRSIPELSDILREGAEEPAMPVSAEWSPDGRYLLTWRLDTRGVKKLSITQQNPPGSFYPRSFSYIYPLAGAETLPQATRVVIDVERAMRKRKAKVVPLAIPSESLLYPAPPDMGWENGKPRILWTERGYGQQAVYLADPETGAAHIVAHEAVKPLVTVTSSMIMPAPELGGELAISERSGWAQLYLVRPDAPDGGVPLTRGEWEVLSVDHVAKDGSSLIVTGVGREAARNPYWRALYRVPLDGSAPIELTPEPLDHDAEVSPDGRWIVDQMSSPTSPNRAVLRDGTTGRIVMELAKGDDSRLRAAGYTPPEPFKGLAADGRTPIYGMIYRPARFDPNRRYPIIDNVYTGPTTTNVPATWGQALTVSGNSVAQIGAVVVMIDGTGTSRRGQAFRLPAYRNLGEVGLDDHIALIRQMAARYPYMDASRVGVYGGSAGGYDTARFLLRRPAFFKVGVSSSGNHDLRLDKSWWPEVSMGFADEATWERNSNMSVAGNLMGKLLLIHGDIDDNVPVTESFRLAKALMDAGRDVDMVVLPNTTHRVYQPFFWKKLRDYFTLNLLGEAPPPLGPPQQTASAGAAPAAK, from the coding sequence ATGGCGACCCTCCATTCGCCAGCTTTTGCCGAGGGCCGTCCCGCAGACCGCCCGGTGGTCGCGGCGATGCCGCCGGCGCCCAGTATCGCCGAACGCTATGCCCAGGCGGACAGCTTCATGGGCAATCGGCTGGCCGAGCTGATCGACAACGCCGATGTCGCACCGCGTTTCGTCGGCGACGGCATCGGGCTGCTGATCCGCACGGGCAACCCGCGGAGCCAGAGCTACGACTATATCGATCTCGCCACCGCCGCGCGCCGGCAAGTCGCGACCACGGCGCAGCTCCTCGCGGCTCTCGCGAAGGCAGGCAGGCCGGCAAGTGCCGACGATGCCAAGATCGGCGACGTCGATTTCGATCCGGCGGCGGGCGTCGTCCGGTTTCGCGCGCTCGGCGACCGCTGGCGGCTCGGCGCGGACGGGCGTGCCGAAAAAGCCGAGGACGAGAAGCGCGACGAGCGCGCCCTCCCCTCGCCCGATGGCCGAGTGCGGATCGTCGCCCGCGACTTCAACCTGATCGCGGTCGACGCCAAGACCGGCCGCGAGGTCCCGCTGACCACCGACGGCACGCGGGAGCAGCCCTATGGCCGCTCGATCCCCGAGCTCTCCGACATCCTGCGCGAAGGGGCCGAGGAGCCGGCGATGCCGGTGTCGGCAGAGTGGTCGCCCGACGGCCGCTACCTGTTGACCTGGCGGCTCGACACGCGCGGGGTCAAGAAACTGTCGATCACGCAGCAGAACCCGCCCGGCAGCTTCTATCCGCGCAGCTTCTCCTACATCTACCCGCTCGCCGGCGCCGAGACGCTGCCGCAGGCGACGCGCGTCGTCATCGACGTCGAGCGAGCGATGCGCAAGCGCAAGGCGAAGGTCGTCCCGCTCGCCATTCCCAGCGAATCCCTCCTCTATCCCGCGCCGCCCGACATGGGCTGGGAGAACGGCAAGCCGCGCATCCTCTGGACCGAGCGCGGCTATGGTCAGCAGGCGGTCTACCTCGCCGATCCCGAGACCGGCGCAGCGCATATCGTCGCACATGAGGCGGTGAAACCCCTCGTCACCGTTACCTCCAGCATGATCATGCCGGCGCCGGAGCTTGGCGGCGAACTCGCCATCTCGGAACGGTCCGGCTGGGCTCAGCTCTACCTCGTCCGCCCGGACGCGCCCGACGGCGGCGTGCCGCTGACCCGCGGCGAATGGGAGGTGCTGTCGGTCGACCATGTCGCCAAGGACGGCTCCTCGCTGATCGTCACCGGCGTCGGCCGCGAGGCGGCGCGCAATCCCTATTGGCGCGCGCTCTATCGCGTGCCGCTCGACGGCAGCGCTCCCATCGAGCTGACGCCCGAGCCGCTCGACCACGATGCCGAGGTCTCGCCCGACGGCAGGTGGATCGTCGACCAGATGTCGAGCCCGACCTCGCCCAACCGCGCGGTGCTGCGCGATGGCACGACCGGACGGATCGTGATGGAGCTGGCCAAGGGCGACGACAGCCGCCTGCGCGCCGCCGGCTATACGCCGCCCGAGCCGTTCAAGGGTCTCGCTGCCGACGGCCGCACGCCGATCTACGGGATGATCTACCGCCCGGCGCGCTTCGATCCGAACCGCCGCTATCCGATCATCGACAATGTCTACACCGGGCCGACCACCACCAACGTGCCCGCCACCTGGGGGCAGGCGCTGACGGTCAGCGGCAACAGCGTGGCGCAGATCGGCGCGGTGGTCGTCATGATCGACGGTACAGGCACGTCGCGGCGCGGCCAGGCCTTTCGCCTGCCGGCGTACCGGAACCTCGGCGAGGTCGGGCTCGACGACCATATCGCGCTCATCCGCCAGATGGCGGCGCGCTATCCCTATATGGATGCGAGCCGCGTCGGCGTGTACGGCGGATCGGCGGGCGGCTACGACACCGCGCGCTTCCTGCTCAGGCGCCCGGCCTTCTTCAAGGTCGGCGTCTCCTCCTCGGGCAACCATGACCTGCGCCTCGACAAGAGCTGGTGGCCGGAAGTCTCGATGGGCTTCGCCGACGAGGCGACGTGGGAGCGCAATTCCAACATGTCCGTCGCCGGCAACCTGATGGGCAAGCTGCTGCTGATCCACGGCGACATCGACGACAACGTGCCGGTCACGGAGAGCTTCCGCCTCGCCAAGGCGCTGATGGACGCCGGCCGCGACGTTGACATGGTGGTGCTGCCCAACACCACCCACCGCGTCTACCAGCCCTTCTTCTGGAAGAAGCTGCGCGACTATTTCACGCTGAACCTGCTCGGCGAGGCGCCGCCGCCGCTCGGCCCGCCACAGCAGACCGCCTCCGCCGGCGCCGCGCCGGCCGCGAAATGA